The following are from one region of the Nicotiana tomentosiformis chromosome 7, ASM39032v3, whole genome shotgun sequence genome:
- the LOC104097366 gene encoding polyamine oxidase 2-like isoform X1: MDSQNKSNRQLQRAPCFSGDGQRAGASPSVIVIGGGVAGLAAARALYDASFQVVVLESRDRIGGRVHTDYSFGFPVDLGASWLHGVCKENPLAPLIGRLGLPLYRTSGDNSVLYDHDLESYALFDMDGNQVPQDLVTKVGETFESILKETDTIRQEFSEDMSISRAISMVFERRPDLRLDGIAHKVLQWYLCRMEGWFAADADTISLKCWDQEELLPGGHGLMVRGYRPVINTLAKGLDIRLGHRVTQVVRRYNGVKVTVEDGRTFVADAAVVAVPLGVLKSKRIKFEPRLPEWKEAAINELGVGIENKIILHFEKVLWPNVEFLGVVAESSYECSYFLNLHKATGHPVLVYMPAGQLARDIEKLSDEDAANFAFKQLQRILPNSTTPIQYLVSHWGTDVNSLGSYSYDTVGKPHEFYERLRIPVDNLFFAGEATSMDYPGSVHGAYSTGLMAAEDCRMRVLERYGELDLFQPVMGEDTPVAVPLLISRM, translated from the exons ATGGATTCTCAAAACAAGAGTAATCGCCAACTTCAGAGAG CTCCTTGCTTCTCAGGTGATGGACAGCGGGCTGGGGCTTCACCATCTGTCATTGTGATTGGTGGCGGAGTTGCTGGCCTTGCAGCTGCTCGTGCTCTTTATGATGCATCATTTCAG GTGGTTGTTTTGGAGTCACGAGATAGAATTGGAGGCCGGGTTCACACTGATTACTCATTTGGTTTTCCTGTTGACTTGGGTGCATCATG GTTACATGGAGTCTGCAAAGAGAATCCTCTGGCACCTCTCATTGGAAGACTAGGACTGCCTCTCTATCGTACAAGTGGTGACAATTCTGTGCTGTATGACCATGATCTGGAGAG TTATGCCCTTTTTGACATGGATGGGAATCAAGTTCCCCAGGACTTAGTCACTAAGGTTGGCGAAACATTTGAGAGCATTTTGAAGGAG ACTGATACAATTAGACAAGAATTTAGCGAAGACATGTCTATTAGCCGTGCTATATCTATGGTTTTTGAAAGGAGACCGGACTTGAG GCTCGACGGCATTGCTCATAAGGTGTTGCAATGGTACCTTTGCAGAATGGAAGGCTGGTTTGCTGCAGATGCTGATACCATCTCACTCAAGTGCTGGGACCAG GAAGAATTGCTTCCCGGTGGGCATGGTCTTATGGTCCGAGGATATCGTCCTGTCATCAATACACTAGCAAAAGGGCTTGACATACGCTTAGGTCACAG GGTTACACAAGTAGTTAGACGTTATAATGGAGTGAAAGTGACAGTTGAGGATGGGAGAACTTTTGTAGCTGATGCTGCCGTTGTTGCTGTACCTCTTGGTGTTTTAAAATCAAAAAGGATTAAGTTTGAACCCAGATTACCTGAATGGAAGGAGGCTGCAATCAATGAACTAGGTGTAGGGATTGAGAACAAGATTATTCTGCACTTTGAAAAGGTGCTTTGGCCTAATGTTGAGTTCTTGGGGGTAGTTGCAGAGAGCTCATATGAATGTAGTTACTTTTTGAATCTTCACAAGGCCACTGGCCATCCTGTCCTGGTTTATATGCCTGCAGGGCAGCTGGCCCGTGACATTGAGAAACTGTCAGATGAGGATGCTGCTAATTTTGCTTTTAAGCAACTTCAGAGGATTCTTCCCAATTCGACTACTCCT ATTCAATATCTTGTTTCTCATTGGGGTACAGATGTAAACTCACTTGGATCATACAGCTACGATACAGTAGGGAAGCCCCATGAGTTCTATGAAAGGCTGAGAATTCCGGTGGATAACCTATTTTTTGCTGGGGAGGCGACGAGTATGGATTACCCAGGTTCTGTGCATGGCGCATATTCAACAGGTCTAATGGCTGCTGAGGACTGCAGGATGCGTGTTCTGGAGCGGTATGGAGAGTTGGATCTGTTCCAGCCGGTGATGGGTGAAGACACTCCTGTTGCTGTCCCCTTATTGATCTCCCGTATGTAA
- the LOC104097366 gene encoding polyamine oxidase 2-like isoform X2 has product MDSQNKSNRQLQRAPCFSGDGQRAGASPSVIVIGGGVAGLAAARALYDASFQVVVLESRDRIGGRVHTDYSFGFPVDLGASWLHGVCKENPLAPLIGRLGLPLYRTSGDNSVLYDHDLESYALFDMDGNQVPQDLVTKVGETFESILKETDTIRQEFSEDMSISRAISMVFERRPDLRLDGIAHKVLQWYLCRMEGWFAADADTISLKCWDQEELLPGGHGLMVRGYRPVINTLAKGLDIRLGHRVTQVVRRYNGVKVTVEDGRTFVADAAVVAVPLGVLKSKRIKFEPRLPEWKEAAINELGVGIENKIILHFEKVLWPNVEFLGVVAESSYECSYFLNLHKATGHPVLVYMPAGQLARDIEKLSDEDAANFAFKQLQRILPNSTTPWEPVQKMNLTSLRFC; this is encoded by the exons ATGGATTCTCAAAACAAGAGTAATCGCCAACTTCAGAGAG CTCCTTGCTTCTCAGGTGATGGACAGCGGGCTGGGGCTTCACCATCTGTCATTGTGATTGGTGGCGGAGTTGCTGGCCTTGCAGCTGCTCGTGCTCTTTATGATGCATCATTTCAG GTGGTTGTTTTGGAGTCACGAGATAGAATTGGAGGCCGGGTTCACACTGATTACTCATTTGGTTTTCCTGTTGACTTGGGTGCATCATG GTTACATGGAGTCTGCAAAGAGAATCCTCTGGCACCTCTCATTGGAAGACTAGGACTGCCTCTCTATCGTACAAGTGGTGACAATTCTGTGCTGTATGACCATGATCTGGAGAG TTATGCCCTTTTTGACATGGATGGGAATCAAGTTCCCCAGGACTTAGTCACTAAGGTTGGCGAAACATTTGAGAGCATTTTGAAGGAG ACTGATACAATTAGACAAGAATTTAGCGAAGACATGTCTATTAGCCGTGCTATATCTATGGTTTTTGAAAGGAGACCGGACTTGAG GCTCGACGGCATTGCTCATAAGGTGTTGCAATGGTACCTTTGCAGAATGGAAGGCTGGTTTGCTGCAGATGCTGATACCATCTCACTCAAGTGCTGGGACCAG GAAGAATTGCTTCCCGGTGGGCATGGTCTTATGGTCCGAGGATATCGTCCTGTCATCAATACACTAGCAAAAGGGCTTGACATACGCTTAGGTCACAG GGTTACACAAGTAGTTAGACGTTATAATGGAGTGAAAGTGACAGTTGAGGATGGGAGAACTTTTGTAGCTGATGCTGCCGTTGTTGCTGTACCTCTTGGTGTTTTAAAATCAAAAAGGATTAAGTTTGAACCCAGATTACCTGAATGGAAGGAGGCTGCAATCAATGAACTAGGTGTAGGGATTGAGAACAAGATTATTCTGCACTTTGAAAAGGTGCTTTGGCCTAATGTTGAGTTCTTGGGGGTAGTTGCAGAGAGCTCATATGAATGTAGTTACTTTTTGAATCTTCACAAGGCCACTGGCCATCCTGTCCTGGTTTATATGCCTGCAGGGCAGCTGGCCCGTGACATTGAGAAACTGTCAGATGAGGATGCTGCTAATTTTGCTTTTAAGCAACTTCAGAGGATTCTTCCCAATTCGACTACTCCT TGGGAACCTGTTCAAAAGATGAATTTGACTAGCTTGAGATTCTGTTAG